Proteins encoded by one window of Sphingosinicella sp. BN140058:
- a CDS encoding PLP-dependent aminotransferase family protein, which produces MTAPRARAELAVTVDRSISTPLAVQIASNLRTAILDGRLRAGARLPSWMDLAAQLGVARGTIKAAYDALADEQLVVPSGAAGTRVALRAAPGPIDVRRIEILSPRRDLDRGTSLRPLPFQMGVPAQDGFPAKLWARLRTRAVRVNAVMPVGPPNSRGEPELRAEIAAHLAITRRISCHPDQIVLTGGYRNGLCLTMLALQAAGRSAWIEDPCCPATRMAVKMAGLCPVPIPVDAKGLRVDHGVRAAPHAAVAIVTPGQHAPTGATLSAERRAALLGWAIREDAWLVEDDTLGALQLSCRASPALAAQDPEGRVIHVGSFASTVSPAIGLGYVVAPLQLARRFAEVADCLNPAPNATTQLALADFLRQGHFLRHLRHMKRLYKERRQAMLARLDPALRIEAAGGLTAIVRLPRCADDVALAHRAPELGIAPSPLSIWSSDPAKARQGFVLSVTNLHRELLDSACDALLRLIESAPCQVMEARAA; this is translated from the coding sequence ATGACTGCACCACGGGCACGGGCGGAACTCGCCGTTACGGTCGATCGATCGATCTCGACGCCGCTCGCCGTTCAGATTGCATCCAACCTGCGCACCGCGATCCTCGATGGCCGCCTGCGCGCGGGTGCCCGGCTGCCCTCGTGGATGGACCTCGCCGCACAGCTCGGGGTGGCTCGAGGGACGATCAAGGCCGCCTATGACGCACTGGCCGACGAGCAGCTCGTCGTGCCGTCCGGCGCCGCCGGGACGCGGGTCGCCCTGCGCGCCGCGCCTGGACCCATCGACGTCAGGCGTATCGAGATACTCTCCCCCCGCCGGGATCTTGATCGCGGAACCTCTCTTCGGCCGCTCCCTTTCCAGATGGGCGTGCCCGCCCAGGACGGCTTTCCCGCGAAACTCTGGGCCAGGCTCCGGACGCGCGCTGTCCGCGTGAACGCCGTCATGCCGGTGGGACCGCCGAACTCGCGCGGTGAGCCGGAGCTCCGCGCCGAGATTGCAGCCCATCTTGCGATCACGCGCCGCATCAGCTGCCACCCCGACCAGATCGTCCTGACAGGCGGCTACCGCAACGGCCTATGCCTTACGATGCTTGCGCTGCAAGCCGCCGGACGCTCAGCCTGGATCGAAGACCCTTGCTGCCCGGCCACGCGCATGGCGGTCAAGATGGCCGGCTTGTGCCCCGTTCCCATTCCAGTCGACGCCAAGGGTCTGCGCGTCGACCATGGCGTTCGGGCTGCGCCGCACGCGGCGGTCGCGATCGTCACTCCAGGCCAGCATGCGCCTACGGGCGCCACGCTCTCGGCGGAGCGCCGGGCCGCCTTGCTTGGCTGGGCAATCCGCGAGGATGCCTGGCTCGTCGAGGACGATACTCTTGGCGCACTCCAGCTCTCCTGCCGCGCCAGTCCGGCGCTGGCGGCTCAGGATCCGGAGGGACGGGTTATTCATGTCGGCTCCTTTGCGAGCACTGTCAGTCCGGCGATAGGCCTCGGCTACGTCGTCGCTCCACTGCAGCTCGCGCGGCGGTTCGCAGAGGTCGCGGACTGCCTCAACCCGGCTCCCAACGCCACAACGCAGCTCGCCCTTGCCGACTTCCTTCGCCAAGGTCACTTCCTGCGGCACCTGCGGCACATGAAACGCCTCTACAAGGAGCGGCGACAGGCAATGCTCGCTCGGCTCGACCCGGCCCTGCGAATCGAGGCCGCGGGCGGGCTCACCGCGATCGTCCGGCTGCCGCGGTGCGCCGACGACGTGGCGCTTGCTCATCGGGCGCCCGAACTTGGGATCGCGCCCTCCCCGCTTTCGATCTGGAGCAGCGACCCTGCCAAAGCGCGTCAGGGCTTTGTCCTATCCGTCACCAACCTGCACCGCGAGTTGCTCGACAGTGCGTGCGATGCCCTGCTCAGGCTGATCGAGAGCGCCCCATGCCAAGTCATGGAGGCACGTGCCGCATGA
- a CDS encoding response regulator transcription factor translates to MTGNVAAHEKPLVLVVDDDERVRLAISELMQSVGMEAICYGSTRELMEAQLLDRAGCLVLDVRMPGLSGLDLQHHLSTAGIATPIVFLTGYGDIPMSVQAMKAGAVDFLTKPFRDQTLLDAVSVAIERNAAERANARVVQEDLERFATLTPRECEVMGEVAQGRLNKQIAHDLGISEITVKLHRSNVMKKMRSGSVGELIRAWDRLPLEVRAKRPA, encoded by the coding sequence ATGACCGGCAACGTTGCTGCTCACGAGAAACCCCTCGTTCTGGTCGTGGACGATGACGAGAGAGTGCGGCTCGCCATCAGCGAGCTGATGCAGTCCGTCGGCATGGAGGCGATCTGCTACGGCTCCACGCGCGAGCTCATGGAGGCGCAGCTTCTCGATCGTGCAGGCTGCCTCGTGCTCGACGTCCGCATGCCGGGATTGAGCGGACTGGACCTGCAGCATCACCTGTCGACGGCTGGTATAGCAACACCGATCGTGTTCCTCACCGGCTATGGCGACATACCGATGTCGGTCCAGGCGATGAAGGCCGGCGCGGTCGACTTCCTGACCAAGCCCTTCCGGGATCAGACTTTGCTCGATGCCGTCTCCGTCGCCATCGAGCGGAACGCCGCCGAGCGCGCGAACGCACGCGTGGTCCAGGAGGATCTCGAACGATTTGCGACGCTTACTCCGCGAGAGTGCGAGGTCATGGGAGAGGTGGCGCAGGGGCGTCTGAACAAGCAGATCGCGCACGATCTCGGGATCAGTGAGATAACCGTGAAGCTCCATCGCAGCAACGTGATGAAGAAGATGCGGTCGGGTTCGGTAGGTGAGCTGATCCGGGCCTGGGACAGGCTGCCGCTGGAGGTTCGTGCCAAGCGGCCGGCTTAG
- a CDS encoding HlyD family secretion protein: MRGDITSLAPKIGGYVTGVEVEDNQVVRPGDVLFRIDDRDFRARLQQAEANVDAARARLANVAEETRLQGALIRQAQAQRRAVLADLELARKSSDRRRELIESGAVSQAQVDESDAGRMRAEAGAAASSATVDAQRGKIGVLGTQREAAIAALAQAEAARELARIDLENTVVRAPVGGVVGNRQVRIGRLVAPGVPLLDIVPVAALYVVANFKETQLQHVRPGQAVRIEVDGYPDAAIDGRVDSLAPGSGSAFSLIPADNSTGNFVRVVQRVPVKIRLTRNPLPGRLVPGLSARVEIDRRSVP; the protein is encoded by the coding sequence GTGCGCGGCGACATCACATCCCTCGCCCCCAAGATCGGCGGCTACGTCACCGGCGTCGAGGTCGAGGACAATCAGGTCGTCCGCCCGGGCGATGTCCTCTTCCGCATCGATGATCGAGACTTTCGCGCAAGGCTGCAGCAGGCGGAAGCGAATGTGGATGCGGCACGCGCGCGTCTCGCCAATGTTGCAGAGGAAACCCGGCTCCAGGGGGCTCTGATCCGCCAGGCGCAGGCGCAGCGGCGTGCCGTGCTTGCGGACCTGGAGCTCGCGAGAAAATCGAGCGATAGGCGACGGGAACTCATCGAGAGCGGCGCTGTCAGTCAAGCACAGGTCGATGAGAGCGACGCCGGACGGATGCGCGCCGAAGCTGGTGCTGCTGCCTCTTCGGCCACCGTCGACGCGCAGCGCGGCAAGATCGGCGTGCTCGGCACCCAGCGTGAGGCCGCGATTGCCGCGCTGGCGCAAGCCGAAGCGGCGCGGGAGCTGGCGCGCATCGATCTCGAGAATACGGTGGTTCGTGCGCCGGTGGGAGGCGTCGTCGGCAATCGTCAGGTGCGAATTGGCAGGCTTGTCGCGCCGGGCGTACCCCTTCTCGACATCGTGCCTGTTGCCGCCCTGTACGTGGTCGCGAATTTCAAGGAAACGCAGCTCCAGCATGTCCGGCCAGGCCAGGCGGTACGGATTGAGGTGGACGGATATCCCGACGCGGCCATCGACGGCCGTGTCGACAGCCTTGCACCAGGCAGCGGGTCCGCATTCAGCCTCATTCCCGCCGACAATTCCACAGGCAATTTTGTTCGGGTCGTCCAACGGGTTCCCGTCAAGATCCGGCTCACTCGCAACCCGCTTCCCGGCCGGCTGGTGCCAGGGCTGTCGGCACGGGTCGAGATCGACCGGAGATCGGTGCCGTGA
- a CDS encoding DUF1810 family protein has protein sequence MNDDYDLQRFLEAQAGTYEDALGMLQRGAMCTSHMDYIFPRMALPDEARSIYALSSLDEASAYLIFPMLGNRYRECVETLFTLVSTSALEVFGPADARKLHRSLTLFAEATNEVLLRTVLAVWYDNMVDEETILQLRRYG, from the coding sequence ATGAACGATGACTATGACTTGCAAAGATTTCTGGAGGCGCAGGCCGGAACTTACGAGGATGCGCTAGGAATGCTGCAGAGAGGTGCGATGTGCACGTCCCACATGGACTATATCTTTCCCAGAATGGCGCTGCCGGACGAGGCCAGAAGTATATACGCCCTCTCCTCCCTTGACGAGGCGAGCGCCTATCTGATCTTCCCGATGCTCGGCAATCGCTACCGGGAATGCGTGGAGACCCTGTTCACGCTGGTCAGCACTTCCGCTCTCGAGGTCTTCGGGCCCGCCGATGCCCGCAAGCTCCACCGATCCCTCACACTCTTCGCGGAGGCGACCAACGAGGTGCTGCTGCGGACGGTTTTGGCCGTCTGGTACGACAACATGGTTGACGAGGAGACGATCCTCCAGCTCCGACGGTACGGCTGA
- a CDS encoding SDR family oxidoreductase produces MKVTVIGGTGLVGRRVVGQLRRQGHEVVVAARSTGIDIVTGTGLAKALEGTDVVVDVSNSGYGAPVAMEQFFAAAGRLLLEAERKAGVAHHITMSAVGVGRLRSGYFLAKEAQEALVMEAGIAFTIVRSAPFFEFIYNIVDSGGDGDDVRLPPVEMQPIGADDAASSLARIAALGEASGILEVVGPERHMLPDLALEILTANEDQRRVLVDPDALYFGSTCRNEPLTAHGRPPAGSTSFDDWLRAWIASA; encoded by the coding sequence ATGAAAGTCACGGTGATCGGCGGCACCGGACTGGTCGGCCGGAGGGTTGTGGGCCAGCTGCGGAGGCAGGGCCATGAGGTCGTCGTCGCGGCGCGTTCGACGGGGATCGACATCGTCACCGGAACCGGGCTTGCGAAGGCGCTGGAGGGGACGGACGTTGTCGTCGACGTCTCGAACTCGGGCTATGGCGCCCCAGTTGCTATGGAGCAGTTCTTCGCGGCGGCGGGTCGCCTCTTGCTGGAGGCGGAACGCAAGGCGGGCGTCGCACACCATATCACCATGTCCGCAGTCGGCGTGGGACGACTGAGAAGCGGTTATTTCCTCGCCAAGGAGGCGCAGGAGGCACTCGTCATGGAAGCAGGCATAGCGTTCACGATTGTTCGGTCTGCGCCTTTTTTCGAGTTCATCTACAATATCGTGGACTCGGGCGGCGACGGCGACGACGTGCGCCTTCCTCCTGTCGAGATGCAGCCGATCGGCGCGGACGATGCCGCCTCTTCGCTTGCGAGGATTGCGGCACTCGGGGAGGCCAGCGGTATCTTGGAGGTCGTCGGCCCCGAGCGCCACATGCTGCCAGACCTCGCCCTCGAGATCCTCACCGCCAACGAGGACCAGCGCAGGGTCCTGGTGGATCCGGACGCACTCTACTTCGGGTCGACTTGCCGTAACGAGCCGCTGACGGCGCACGGGCGACCTCCGGCGGGGTCAACTTCCTTCGACGATTGGCTGCGGGCATGGATCGCTTCCGCCTGA